The sequence AATGTTTATGAAATTAGGGAAAAAAGTGGAGAAAAACTTTATGAACAGCATCCAGTAGAAGCGGATGTTGTTATTGGAGTACCAGATTCTGGAGTACCAGCAGCTATTGGTTATTCTAAAGCATCTGGCATTCCTTTTAAACCAATTCTAGTTAAAAATAAATATATTGGTAGATCTTTTATAGTTCCTAAACAAGAAATGCGTGAGAAAATGGTAAACTTAAAATTAAATCCTATTTTATATGAAATAAAAGAAAAACGTGTAGTTATTATTGATGATTCTATAGTTCGTGGAACTACTAGTCGTAGATTAGTTTTTATCTTAAGAAAAGCAGGAGCTAAAGAAATTCATTTTAGAAGTGCTTCCCCTCCTATAATAGCCCCTTGTTATTTAGGTATAGATACTCCAAGTAGAAAAGATCTTATTTCATATACTAATATAAAAGAAAATATAAAAAAAATATTAAATGTAGATAGTTTAGAATTTTTAAGTATGAATAATATAATAGATATACTTGGAAGTAATAATTATTGTTTTGGTTGTTTCACAGGAATTTATCCAGTTTATAAAAATATAAATTGTACAAAAATTAACCATGAAAAAAAGTAATCATATCATATGTAAAATTAATGAAATTATAAAAAAAACTTATAATAATAAAGTAATTAGCTCATTAGATCATTTTTCTGGTTTTTATAAAATATATGAATGTGGATATAAAGAACCCATTTTAGTATCTGGAGTAGATGGAGTAGGAACAAAACTACGTTTAGCTATTAATTATAAAAAATATGATTTAATTGGAGAAGATTGTTTTGCTATGTGTGTAAATGACGTTTTATGTCATGGTGGAATTCCTTTATTTTTTTTAGATTATTTAGCTTGTGGAAAATTAAACTCTACTATTATAAAAAAAATAATAGAAGGAATAGCTAATTCTTGTAAGAGAACGAACACTTGTTTTATTGGAGGAGAAACAGCAGAAATGCCTGGTATTTATAAAAAAAATGATTATGATATTGCTGGATTTTGTGTAGGTATTGTAGAAAAAAAATATCTTATAAATGGAGAAAAACTTATTAAAAAAGGAGATATTTTGATAGGACTTCCTTCTTCTGGTGTACATAGTAATGGTTTTTCTTTAATTCAAAAAATATTTTCTACAAATAATTTTATAGAAATTTTTCAAAAAAAACCTTTTTATGAAACTCTTTTAATTCCAACTAGAATTTATTATTTTCCTATTCATATTTTATTAAAAGAATTTTCAATTCATGGATTAGCTCATGTTACTGGAGGAGGTATACCAGATAATTTATCTAGAATTCTTCCTAAAAATTTATCAGCTATAATAAAAAAAGAAAATATTCCTATTCAACCCATTTTTAATTTTATTCAAAAAAAAGGAAATCTATCAGAAAAGAAAATGTGGAATACTTTCAATATGGGAGTAGGAATGATAATTATTATATCATCTAAAGAACAAAATTCTATTTTGTATAAATTACGTTTTTTAGGAGAAAAACCTTTTATATTTGGTAATATAGTGAAAGGTAATAAAAAAGTTTTATTTAAATAATATTTTCATTTTTTTATGAAAAAAATAACTATTTTAGTTTCTGGAAAAGGAACCAATATGCAACATATTTTACAAGCAATTGAAAACGGTATTCTTTCTAATTTTATAGTAAATTTAGTTATTTCTGACCGATTTTGTATTGCTATTAATCATGCATCAAAAAAAAATATCAATACTATTTCTTTAGAAAAAATTAAAAAAAAATTTCTTTCTAAAGAAATAAATCATATACTTGTAAAAAATATTCCAGATATTGTAGTTCTTTCTGGATTTTTGTCTATACTTGATGCAAAATTTTGTAAAAAATGGTTTGGAAAAGTAATAAATATTCATCCTTCACTTTTACCTAAATATGGAGGTATAGGTATGTATGGAATAAAAGTACATCAAGAAGTTTTAAAAAATAAAGAAAAAATATCAGGTGCTACAGTTCATTATGTGACAGAAAATGTTGATTTAGGAAACATAATTTTGAAAAAATCATGTAAAATTTCTTCAAAAGAAACTCCAATATCTTTATCAAAAAAAATTTCTTTTGTAGAAAAGGATATATTAATTCAATCAATAAAAAATTGGAAATAATTAATATTTTTTATGAAAAGAGCTTTAATTAGTGTTTATCAAAAAAACGATCAATTATTCGATTTTGTTAATTTTTTATACAAAAATGGATATGAAATTATTTCTACTAGTGGAACTTTACAATTTTTAATAAAAAATGGATTATCCAATGTAATAGATATTACGGATATTACTTCTTTTCCTGAAATTTTGGATGGAAGATTAAAAACATTTCATCCTAATATTTATGGAGGTATTTTAGCAAATCGTTCTATTGAAAAACATATAAAATCTATTCATTCTCATAATATTCATTTTATTGATATTGTATTAATTAATTTTTATCCATTTTTAGAAAAAAAAAATGAAAAATCTATTAATTCTTTGATTGAATTTATAGATATAGGAGGTCCTTCTATGCTTCGTGCAGCAGCTAAAAATTTTTTATATGTTACAGCAATTGTAGATAAAAATGATTATAAATCGGTACAAGATGAAATAACTCAATATGGTTCTACTTCTTTAAAATTAAGAAGAAAATTAGCTGGAAAAGTATTTAATTTTACTTCTTCTTATGATTCTGCTATTTCTCAAATTCTTTCAGAAAATGAATTTCCTTATTATTTGCATTCATCTTTTGAGAAAAAAATGAATCTACGTTATGGAGAAAATCCTCATCAAAAAGCAGCTTATTATATCAATACTCTTTATAAAGGATCAATGAGTAATTTTACTCATTTGCATGGTAAAGATCTTTCATTTAATAATTTACGAGATATGGATATAGCTTGGAAAATTGTTTCTCAATTTACCGATCCAGCTTGTTGTACAGTTAAACATTCCAGTCCTTGTGGAGTAGCTTTAGGAAAAAATATTATTGAAGCATTTAAAAAAACTTATTATGCTGATACAATTTCTTCTTTTGGCGGAATAATGGCTGTTAATGTTCCAGTAGAAAAAGAATTAGCAAAAAAAATTAATCATATTTTTTTAGAAGTTATTCTTTCCCCATCCTTTTCAGAAGAAGCATTAAATATTTTAAAAATAAAAAAAAATATTAGAATTATCAGTATAAATCAAGCAATTTCAGATAAATTTGAATATGTACAAATAGATGGAGGTATTTTAGTACAAGAAATAGATAATTGTAATGAAAAAGATGATAATAATTATAGAATAGTTACTAAAAAAAAATTTTCTAATGAAGAATTAAAATCTTTGTTGTTTGCACAAAAAGTAGTGAAATATGTGAAATCTAACGCTATTGTTGTAGCTAAAAAAATGCAAACTTTAGGTATTTCTGGAGGTCAAACTAATAGAATTTGGGCTGCTTCTCAGGCCATAAATAGAGCTATAGATAAAAGTAAAGAAGGATTAGTTTTAGTATCTGATGCTTTTTTTCCTTTTAGAGATGTAGTAGATGAAGCTATTCGTTCAGGAGGAATACGTGCTATTCTTCAACCAGGAGGATCTATACGTGATAAAGAATCTATAAAAGCTTGTGATGATTATGGAATTGCTATGGCTTTTACTGGAAAAAGACATTTTAAACATTAATTATAATGAAAATTTTAATTCTTGGAAACGGAGGACGTGAACATGCTATTGGAAAAAAATTATTTGAAGATAATCCTTCTATAAATATTTATTTTTATCCTGGAAATGGAGGTACTAGTCTAATAGGAAAAAATATTGAAAATTATCATTCTACATTAGAATTAGGTTTTTTTGCTAAAAAAAATGGAATAGACATAACTATTGTAGGATCTGAAATTTTTTTAATGGAAAAAATAGTAGATATTTTTCATGATTTTGGACTAAAAATAATTGGACCAAACTATTTATCTTCTCAACTTGAAGTGGACCGTTCTTTTTCAAAAGATTTTATGAAAAAATATGGAATAAGTTCTCCAAAATATGAAGTTTTTTCTTGTTATGACAAAGCTGTTTCTTTTTTAGAAAAAAAAACAAAACCATTAGTTATTAAAACTAATGGAATAGCTGGAGGAAAAGGAGTTTTTTTAGTTAAAAACAAAAATGAAGCTAAAAAAGCTTTAAAAACTATTATGATAGAAAAAAAATTTGGAAATTCTGGAAATAAGATAATCATAGAAGATTATTTGCAAGGAATAGAAGCTTCTATTATATCTATTTTCAATGGAAAACATATTATTCCTTTTATATCAGCTAAAGATTATAAAAAAATTGGAGAAAATGAGATTGGAGTAAATACAGGAGGTATGGGATCTATTGTTCCTAATCCATATATGACTAATTCTGTTTGGTTATATTTTAAAAAAAATATATTAAATCCTACTTTAAAAGGATTAATTTTAGAAAAATTAATTTTTTTTGGATTTTTATATTTTGGATTAATGATTACTTCTAATAAAGTTTATTTGTTGGAATATAATGTTCGTATGGGTGATCCTGAGACTCAAGCTTTGTTACCTTTAATGGAAAGTAATTTATTAAATATTATTCAGTCTATTTTTTTGAAAAAAAAAATATATATTTCTTGGAAAAAATTATACTCTTGTTGTGTAGTTTTATCCTCTAATGGATATCCAGAAAATTATGATATAGGAAAAATGATATCAGGATTAGACTCCTTAAAAGAACCTTTTTATATTGCTGGAGCAAATAAAAAAAAAGATAAATGGATAACATCAAGCGGACGTGTTTTGAATATAATTGGAATAGGAAATACTCTTAAAGAAGCAAGATATAAAGCTTATGATAAAGTAAAAAAAATAAAATTTGATAATTTGTATTTTAGAAAGGATATTGGTTTATAATTTTTTTCAAATACAAAAATGAAAAAAGACTTGATTATTATATTAGATTTTGGATCTCAATATAGTCATATAATAGCAAGAAGAATTAGAGATTTAGGAGTTTATACTTTGTTATATTCTTATGATATTTCTATACACAATATTTTATCAAAAAAACCTAAAGGAATTATTTTATCAGGAGGACCTTGTTCTGTTTATGAAAAAAATTCACCATTAATATCTAAAAATATTTTTAAATTACATATACCTATACTTGGAATTTGTTATGGTATGCAACTTATTTCTTTTATTTTAGGAGGAAAAATAGAGGAATCTAAATATAAAGAATATGGAAAAGTAGATTTTACTATAGATAAAATTAATGATTTATTTTACAAAATACCAAAAAAATCTATAGTTTGGATGAGTCATTTTGATGAAATAAAAGATCTTCCAAAAGAATTAAAAATTATTGGTCATACTTCATCTTGTCGCGTTGCAGCTTTAACTCATATAAATAAAAATATTTATGCAGTTCAATTTCATCCAGAAGTACAACATACAAAATTTGGAATATTTATATTAAAAAATTTTATTTTTCGTATTTGTAAATGTAATTCAAAATGGAAAATAAATAATTTTATAGAAAAATCTATAGATAAAATAAAAAAACGTGTTTACGGAAAGAGAGTCATATTAGGATTTTCTGGAGGTGTAGATTCCTTTGTTTCTGCTTATTTAATTTATAAAGCTATTGGAAATTATTTAAATTGTATTTTTGTAGATACAGGATTTCTTTTAAAAAAAGAAAAAGAAAAAATATCTTTATTATGTAAAAAAATAAATTTGCCTATTAAAATAATAGATGCTAAAAATAATTTTTTATCTAGTCTAAATGGAATTAGTGATCCTGAAATGAAAAGAAAAATAATAGGAAAAGAATTTATTTCCATATTTCAAAAAGAATCAGAAAAAATTGGAAATGTTGAATTTTTAGCTCAAGGTACTATTTATTCAGATATTATTGAATCTTCAATATTTTCATCAAATAAATTAAGTTGTTCTATAAAATCTCATCATAATGTAGGAGGACTACCTATTTCTATGAAATTTAAATTAATAGAACCATTAAAAGAATTATTTAAAGATGAAGTACGAAAAATAGGAAAAAAATTAGGGTTACCAAAAGAAATTTTATATCGTCATCCTTTTCCAGGTCCTGGATTAAGTATTCGAATTATTGGAAAAATAAATGAAAAAAAAATTATAATTATAAAAAAAGCAGAAAATATTCTTTATGAAGAATTAAATAATTATAATA is a genomic window of Blattabacterium cuenoti containing:
- the purM gene encoding phosphoribosylformylglycinamidine cyclo-ligase, which codes for MKKSNHIICKINEIIKKTYNNKVISSLDHFSGFYKIYECGYKEPILVSGVDGVGTKLRLAINYKKYDLIGEDCFAMCVNDVLCHGGIPLFFLDYLACGKLNSTIIKKIIEGIANSCKRTNTCFIGGETAEMPGIYKKNDYDIAGFCVGIVEKKYLINGEKLIKKGDILIGLPSSGVHSNGFSLIQKIFSTNNFIEIFQKKPFYETLLIPTRIYYFPIHILLKEFSIHGLAHVTGGGIPDNLSRILPKNLSAIIKKENIPIQPIFNFIQKKGNLSEKKMWNTFNMGVGMIIIISSKEQNSILYKLRFLGEKPFIFGNIVKGNKKVLFK
- a CDS encoding formyltransferase family protein, translated to MKKITILVSGKGTNMQHILQAIENGILSNFIVNLVISDRFCIAINHASKKNINTISLEKIKKKFLSKEINHILVKNIPDIVVLSGFLSILDAKFCKKWFGKVINIHPSLLPKYGGIGMYGIKVHQEVLKNKEKISGATVHYVTENVDLGNIILKKSCKISSKETPISLSKKISFVEKDILIQSIKNWK
- the purH gene encoding bifunctional phosphoribosylaminoimidazolecarboxamide formyltransferase/IMP cyclohydrolase yields the protein MKRALISVYQKNDQLFDFVNFLYKNGYEIISTSGTLQFLIKNGLSNVIDITDITSFPEILDGRLKTFHPNIYGGILANRSIEKHIKSIHSHNIHFIDIVLINFYPFLEKKNEKSINSLIEFIDIGGPSMLRAAAKNFLYVTAIVDKNDYKSVQDEITQYGSTSLKLRRKLAGKVFNFTSSYDSAISQILSENEFPYYLHSSFEKKMNLRYGENPHQKAAYYINTLYKGSMSNFTHLHGKDLSFNNLRDMDIAWKIVSQFTDPACCTVKHSSPCGVALGKNIIEAFKKTYYADTISSFGGIMAVNVPVEKELAKKINHIFLEVILSPSFSEEALNILKIKKNIRIISINQAISDKFEYVQIDGGILVQEIDNCNEKDDNNYRIVTKKKFSNEELKSLLFAQKVVKYVKSNAIVVAKKMQTLGISGGQTNRIWAASQAINRAIDKSKEGLVLVSDAFFPFRDVVDEAIRSGGIRAILQPGGSIRDKESIKACDDYGIAMAFTGKRHFKH
- the purD gene encoding phosphoribosylamine--glycine ligase; translation: MKILILGNGGREHAIGKKLFEDNPSINIYFYPGNGGTSLIGKNIENYHSTLELGFFAKKNGIDITIVGSEIFLMEKIVDIFHDFGLKIIGPNYLSSQLEVDRSFSKDFMKKYGISSPKYEVFSCYDKAVSFLEKKTKPLVIKTNGIAGGKGVFLVKNKNEAKKALKTIMIEKKFGNSGNKIIIEDYLQGIEASIISIFNGKHIIPFISAKDYKKIGENEIGVNTGGMGSIVPNPYMTNSVWLYFKKNILNPTLKGLILEKLIFFGFLYFGLMITSNKVYLLEYNVRMGDPETQALLPLMESNLLNIIQSIFLKKKIYISWKKLYSCCVVLSSNGYPENYDIGKMISGLDSLKEPFYIAGANKKKDKWITSSGRVLNIIGIGNTLKEARYKAYDKVKKIKFDNLYFRKDIGL
- the guaA gene encoding glutamine-hydrolyzing GMP synthase — encoded protein: MKKDLIIILDFGSQYSHIIARRIRDLGVYTLLYSYDISIHNILSKKPKGIILSGGPCSVYEKNSPLISKNIFKLHIPILGICYGMQLISFILGGKIEESKYKEYGKVDFTIDKINDLFYKIPKKSIVWMSHFDEIKDLPKELKIIGHTSSCRVAALTHINKNIYAVQFHPEVQHTKFGIFILKNFIFRICKCNSKWKINNFIEKSIDKIKKRVYGKRVILGFSGGVDSFVSAYLIYKAIGNYLNCIFVDTGFLLKKEKEKISLLCKKINLPIKIIDAKNNFLSSLNGISDPEMKRKIIGKEFISIFQKESEKIGNVEFLAQGTIYSDIIESSIFSSNKLSCSIKSHHNVGGLPISMKFKLIEPLKELFKDEVRKIGKKLGLPKEILYRHPFPGPGLSIRIIGKINEKKIIIIKKAENILYEELNNYNIYDTVNQAFIILLPIKSVGVMGDKRTYEYTAVLRVINTEDFMTATFSHLSYDFLEKISSRIINEVEGINRMVYDITSKPPSTIEWE